A portion of the Gorilla gorilla gorilla isolate KB3781 chromosome X, NHGRI_mGorGor1-v2.1_pri, whole genome shotgun sequence genome contains these proteins:
- the SAGE1 gene encoding sarcoma antigen 1 isoform X4, which translates to MQASPLQTSQPTPPEELHAAAYVFTNDGQQMRSDEVNLVATGHQSKKKHSRKSKRHSSSKRRKNMSLWLDKQEDAAVTHSIREERINNGQPAADNVLSTAPRWPDATIAHNIREERMENGQSRTDKVLSTAPPQLVHMAAAGIPSMSTRDLHSTVTHNIREERMENGQPQPDNVLSTGPTGLINMAATPIPAMSARDLYATVTHNVCEQKMENVQPAPDNVLLTLRPRRINMTDTGISPMSTRDPYATITYNVPEEKMEKGQPQPDNILSTASTWLINVAGAGTPAISTNGLYSTVPHNVCEEKMENDQPQPNNVLSTVQPVIIYLTATGIPGMNTRDQYATITHNVCEERVVNNQPLPSNALSTVLPGLAYLATADMPAMSTRDQHATIIHNLHEEKKDNSQPTPDNVLSAVTPELINLAGAGIPPMSTRDQYATVNHHVHEARMENGQRKQDNVLSNVLSGLINTAGASIPAMSSRDLYATITHSVREEKMESGKPQTDKVISNVAPQLGHMAAGGIPSMSTKDLYATVTQNVHEERMENNQPQPSCDLSTVLPGLTYLTAAGIPAMSTRDQYATVTHNVHEEKIKNGQAASNNVFLTVPPALINMAATGVSSMSTRDQYAAVTHNIREEKINNSQPAPGNILSTAPPWLCHMAAAGISPTITRDLYVTATHNVHEEKMTNGQQAPDNSLSTVPPGCINLSGADATVIHDIQDEEMENDQTPPDGFLSNSDSPELINVTGHRMPPNALDSFSHDFTSLSKDELLYKPDSNEFAVGTKNYSVSAGDPPVTAMSSVETVPNTPQISPAMAKKINDDIKYQLMKEVRRFGQNYERIFILLEEVQGSMKVKRQFVEFTIKEAARFKNVVLIQQLKKALKEIDSHCHLRKVKHMRKR; encoded by the exons ATGCAGGCTTCTCCACTTCAAACAAGTCAACCAACTCCACCTGAAGAACTTCATGCTGCTGCCTATGTGTTTACAAATGATGGGCAG CAAATGAGGAGTGATGAAGTAAATCTGGTTGCAACAGGGcatcaaagcaaaaagaaacattCCAGAAAATCCAAGAGACACTCTTCATCTAAGAGAAGGAAGAATATGTCCTTGTGGTTAGACAAACAGGAAG ATGCTGCAGTCACTCACAGCATTCGTGAAGAGAGGATAAATAACGGCCAACCAGCAGCTGATAACGTCTTGTCAACTGCTCCACGATGGCCTG ATGCTACCATCGCTCACAATATCCGTGAAGAGAGGATGGAAAATGGCCAATCTCGAACTGATAAAGTCTTGTCAACTGCTCCACCACAGCTTGTTCATATGGCTGCAGCTGGTATTCCATCCATGAGTACCAGGGATCTGC ATTCTACCGTCACTCACAATATCCGTGAAGAGAGAATGGAAAATGGCCAACCCCAACCTGATAACGTCTTGTCAACTGGTCCCACAGGGCTTATTAATATGGCAGCAACTCCTATTCCAGCCATGAGTGCCAGAGATCTCT ATGCTACAGTCACTCACAATGTCTGTGAACAGAAGATGGAAAATGTCCAACCAGCACCTGATAACGTGTTGTTGACTCTTCGACCACGGCGTATTAATATGACAGACACTGGTATTTCACCCATGAGTACCAGGGATCCAT ATGCTACCATCACTTACAATGTCCCTGAGGAGAAGATGGAAAAGGGCCAACCCCAACCTGATAACATCTTGTCAACTGCTTCAACATGGCTTATTAATGTGGCAGGAGCTGGTACTCCAGCCATCAGCACCAATGGCCTGT ATTCCACCGTCCCTCACAATGTCTGTGAAGAGAAGATGGAAAATGACCAACCGCAACCTAATAACGTATTGTCAACTGTTCAACCAGTGATTATTTATTTGACAGCAACTGGTATTCCGGGCATGAATACCAGGGATCAGT ATGCTACCATCACTCACAATGTCTGTGAAGAGAGGGTGGTAAATAACCAACCACTACCTAGTAACGCCTTGTCAACTGTTCTACCAGGGCTTGCTTATTTGGCAACAGCTGATATGCCAGCCATGAGTACCAGGGATCAGC ATGCTACCATCATTCACAATCTGCATGAAGAGAAGAAAGATAACAGCCAACCAACCCCTGATAACGTCTTGTCAGCTGTCACACCAGAGCTTATTAACTTGGCAGGAGCTGGTATTCCACCCATGAGTACCAGGGATCAGT ATGCTACTGTCAATCACCATGTCCATGAAGCAAGGATGGAAAATGGCCAACGAAAACAGGATAACGTCTTGTCAAATGTTCTATCCGGGCTTATTAATACGGCAGGAGCTAGTATTCCAGCAATGAGTTCCAGggatctgt ATGCTACCATTACTCACAGTGTTCGTGAAGAGAAGATGGAAAGTGGCAAACCCCAAACTGATAAGGTCATATCAAATGTTGCACCACAGCTTGGTCATATGGCTGCAGGTGGTATTCCATCCATGAGTACCAAGGATCTGT ATGCCACCGTCACTCAAAATGTCCATGAAGAGAGGATGGAAAATAACCAACCACAACCTAGTTGTGACTTGTCAACTGTTCTACCAGGACTTACTTATTTGACAGCAGCTGGTATTCCGGCCATGAGTACCAGGGATCAGT ATGCTACCGTCACTCACAATGTCCATGAAGAGAAGATTAAAAATGGCCAAGCAGCATCCAATAATGTCTTCTTGACTGTTCCACCAGCACTTATTAATATGGCAGCAACTGGTGTTTCATCCATGAGTACCAGGGATCAGT ATGCTGCAGTCACTCACAACATCCGCGAAGAGAAGATAAATAACAGCCAACCAGCACCTGGTAACATCTTGTCAACTGCTCCTCCATGGCTTTGTCATATGGCAGCAGCTGGAATTTCACCCACGATTACCAGGGATCTGT ATGTCACCGCCACTCACAATGTCCATGAGGAGAAGatgacaaatggccaacaggcaccTGATAACTCCTTGTCAACGGTTCCACCTGGTTGTATTAATCTGTCAGGAGCTG ATGCTACTGTCATTCACGATATCCAGGACGAGGAGATGGAAAATGATCAAACCCCTCCTGATGGCTTCCTGTCAAATTCTGATTCACCAGAGCTGATAAATGTGACAGGACATCGTATGCCACCCAATGCGTTGGATTCTTTCTCTCACGACTTCACAAGTCTCAGCAAAGATGAGCTGCTTTACAAACCTGATAGTAATGAATTTGCGGTAGGCACCAAAAACTACAGTGTCTCTGCAGGTGACCCACCAGTTACAGCAATGTCTTCAGTGGAAACTGTGCCAAATACACCACAAATATCTCCTGCCATGGCAAAGAAAATTAATgatgatataaaatatcaattaatGAAAGAAGTTCGAAGGTTTGGGCAAA attatgaaagaattttcattttgcttgAAGAGGTACAAGGATCTATGAAAGTCAAGAGACAATTTGTTGAATTTACCATCAAGGAAGCAGCAAG
- the SAGE1 gene encoding sarcoma antigen 1 isoform X3, with translation MQASPLQTSQPTPPEELHAAAYVFTNDGQQMRSDEVNLVATGHQSKKKHSRKSKRHSSSKRRKNMSLWLDKQEDAAVTHSIREERINNGQPAADNVLSTAPRWPGNMAAAGISSMSMRDLYATIAHNIREERMENGQSRTDKVLSTAPPQLVHMAAAGIPSMSTRDLHSTVTHNIREERMENGQPQPDNVLSTGPTGLINMAATPIPAMSARDLYATVTHNVCEQKMENVQPAPDNVLLTLRPRRINMTDTGISPMSTRDPYATITYNVPEEKMEKGQPQPDNILSTASTWLINVAGAGTPAISTNGLYSTVPHNVCEEKMENDQPQPNNVLSTVQPVIIYLTATGIPGMNTRDQYATITHNVCEERVVNNQPLPSNALSTVLPGLAYLATADMPAMSTRDQHATIIHNLHEEKKDNSQPTPDNVLSAVTPELINLAGAGIPPMSTRDQYATVNHHVHEARMENGQRKQDNVLSNVLSGLINTAGASIPAMSSRDLYATITHSVREEKMESGKPQTDKVISNVAPQLGHMAAGGIPSMSTKDLYATVTQNVHEERMENNQPQPSCDLSTVLPGLTYLTAAGIPAMSTRDQYATVTHNVHEEKIKNGQAASNNVFLTVPPALINMAATGVSSMSTRDQYAAVTHNIREEKINNSQPAPGNILSTAPPWLCHMAAAGISPTITRDLYVTATHNVHEEKMTNGQQAPDNSLSTVPPDATVIHDIQDEEMENDQTPPDGFLSNSDSPELINVTGHRMPPNALDSFSHDFTSLSKDELLYKPDSNEFAVGTKNYSVSAGDPPVTAMSSVETVPNTPQISPAMAKKINDDIKYQLMKEVRRFGQNYERIFILLEEVQGSMKVKRQFVEFTIKEAARFKNVVLIQQLKKALKEIDSHCHLRKVKHMRKR, from the exons ATGCAGGCTTCTCCACTTCAAACAAGTCAACCAACTCCACCTGAAGAACTTCATGCTGCTGCCTATGTGTTTACAAATGATGGGCAG CAAATGAGGAGTGATGAAGTAAATCTGGTTGCAACAGGGcatcaaagcaaaaagaaacattCCAGAAAATCCAAGAGACACTCTTCATCTAAGAGAAGGAAGAATATGTCCTTGTGGTTAGACAAACAGGAAG ATGCTGCAGTCACTCACAGCATTCGTGAAGAGAGGATAAATAACGGCCAACCAGCAGCTGATAACGTCTTGTCAACTGCTCCACGATGGCCTGGTAATATGGCAGCAGCAGGAATTTCATCCATGAGTATGAGAGATCTGT ATGCTACCATCGCTCACAATATCCGTGAAGAGAGGATGGAAAATGGCCAATCTCGAACTGATAAAGTCTTGTCAACTGCTCCACCACAGCTTGTTCATATGGCTGCAGCTGGTATTCCATCCATGAGTACCAGGGATCTGC ATTCTACCGTCACTCACAATATCCGTGAAGAGAGAATGGAAAATGGCCAACCCCAACCTGATAACGTCTTGTCAACTGGTCCCACAGGGCTTATTAATATGGCAGCAACTCCTATTCCAGCCATGAGTGCCAGAGATCTCT ATGCTACAGTCACTCACAATGTCTGTGAACAGAAGATGGAAAATGTCCAACCAGCACCTGATAACGTGTTGTTGACTCTTCGACCACGGCGTATTAATATGACAGACACTGGTATTTCACCCATGAGTACCAGGGATCCAT ATGCTACCATCACTTACAATGTCCCTGAGGAGAAGATGGAAAAGGGCCAACCCCAACCTGATAACATCTTGTCAACTGCTTCAACATGGCTTATTAATGTGGCAGGAGCTGGTACTCCAGCCATCAGCACCAATGGCCTGT ATTCCACCGTCCCTCACAATGTCTGTGAAGAGAAGATGGAAAATGACCAACCGCAACCTAATAACGTATTGTCAACTGTTCAACCAGTGATTATTTATTTGACAGCAACTGGTATTCCGGGCATGAATACCAGGGATCAGT ATGCTACCATCACTCACAATGTCTGTGAAGAGAGGGTGGTAAATAACCAACCACTACCTAGTAACGCCTTGTCAACTGTTCTACCAGGGCTTGCTTATTTGGCAACAGCTGATATGCCAGCCATGAGTACCAGGGATCAGC ATGCTACCATCATTCACAATCTGCATGAAGAGAAGAAAGATAACAGCCAACCAACCCCTGATAACGTCTTGTCAGCTGTCACACCAGAGCTTATTAACTTGGCAGGAGCTGGTATTCCACCCATGAGTACCAGGGATCAGT ATGCTACTGTCAATCACCATGTCCATGAAGCAAGGATGGAAAATGGCCAACGAAAACAGGATAACGTCTTGTCAAATGTTCTATCCGGGCTTATTAATACGGCAGGAGCTAGTATTCCAGCAATGAGTTCCAGggatctgt ATGCTACCATTACTCACAGTGTTCGTGAAGAGAAGATGGAAAGTGGCAAACCCCAAACTGATAAGGTCATATCAAATGTTGCACCACAGCTTGGTCATATGGCTGCAGGTGGTATTCCATCCATGAGTACCAAGGATCTGT ATGCCACCGTCACTCAAAATGTCCATGAAGAGAGGATGGAAAATAACCAACCACAACCTAGTTGTGACTTGTCAACTGTTCTACCAGGACTTACTTATTTGACAGCAGCTGGTATTCCGGCCATGAGTACCAGGGATCAGT ATGCTACCGTCACTCACAATGTCCATGAAGAGAAGATTAAAAATGGCCAAGCAGCATCCAATAATGTCTTCTTGACTGTTCCACCAGCACTTATTAATATGGCAGCAACTGGTGTTTCATCCATGAGTACCAGGGATCAGT ATGCTGCAGTCACTCACAACATCCGCGAAGAGAAGATAAATAACAGCCAACCAGCACCTGGTAACATCTTGTCAACTGCTCCTCCATGGCTTTGTCATATGGCAGCAGCTGGAATTTCACCCACGATTACCAGGGATCTGT ATGTCACCGCCACTCACAATGTCCATGAGGAGAAGatgacaaatggccaacaggcaccTGATAACTCCTTGTCAACGGTTCCACCTG ATGCTACTGTCATTCACGATATCCAGGACGAGGAGATGGAAAATGATCAAACCCCTCCTGATGGCTTCCTGTCAAATTCTGATTCACCAGAGCTGATAAATGTGACAGGACATCGTATGCCACCCAATGCGTTGGATTCTTTCTCTCACGACTTCACAAGTCTCAGCAAAGATGAGCTGCTTTACAAACCTGATAGTAATGAATTTGCGGTAGGCACCAAAAACTACAGTGTCTCTGCAGGTGACCCACCAGTTACAGCAATGTCTTCAGTGGAAACTGTGCCAAATACACCACAAATATCTCCTGCCATGGCAAAGAAAATTAATgatgatataaaatatcaattaatGAAAGAAGTTCGAAGGTTTGGGCAAA attatgaaagaattttcattttgcttgAAGAGGTACAAGGATCTATGAAAGTCAAGAGACAATTTGTTGAATTTACCATCAAGGAAGCAGCAAG
- the SAGE1 gene encoding sarcoma antigen 1 isoform X2, whose protein sequence is MQASPLQTSQPTPPEELHAAAYVFTNDGQQMRSDEVNLVATGHQSKKKHSRKSKRHSSSKRRKNMSLWLDKQEDAAVTHSIREERINNGQPAADNVLSTAPRWPGNMAAAGISSMSMRDLYATIAHNIREERMENGQSRTDKVLSTAPPQLVHMAAAGIPSMSTRDLHSTVTHNIREERMENGQPQPDNVLSTGPTGLINMAATPIPAMSARDLYATVTHNVCEQKMENVQPAPDNVLLTLRPRRINMTDTGISPMSTRDPYATITYNVPEEKMEKGQPQPDNILSTASTWLINVAGAGTPAISTNGLYSTVPHNVCEEKMENDQPQPNNVLSTVQPVIIYLTATGIPGMNTRDQYATITHNVCEERVVNNQPLPSNALSTVLPGLAYLATADMPAMSTRDQHATIIHNLHEEKKDNSQPTPDNVLSAVTPELINLAGAGIPPMSTRDQYATVNHHVHEARMENGQRKQDNVLSNVLSGLINTAGASIPAMSSRDLYATITHSVREEKMESGKPQTDKVISNVAPQLGHMAAGGIPSMSTKDLYATVTQNVHEERMENNQPQPSCDLSTVLPGLTYLTAAGIPAMSTRDQYATVTHNVHEEKIKNGQAASNNVFLTVPPALINMAATGVSSMSTRDQYAAVTHNIREEKINNSQPAPGNILSTAPPWLCHMAAAGISPTITRDLYVTATHNVHEEKMTNGQQAPDNSLSTVPPGCINLSGADATVIHDIQDEEMENDQTPPDGFLSNSDSPELINVTGHRMPPNALDSFSHDFTSLSKDELLYKPDSNEFAVGTKNYSVSAGDPPVTAMSSVETVPNTPQISPAMAKKINDDIKYQLMKEVRRFGQNYERIFILLEEVQGSMKVKRQFVEFTIKEAARFKNVVLIQQLKKALKEIDSHCHLRKVKHMRKR, encoded by the exons ATGCAGGCTTCTCCACTTCAAACAAGTCAACCAACTCCACCTGAAGAACTTCATGCTGCTGCCTATGTGTTTACAAATGATGGGCAG CAAATGAGGAGTGATGAAGTAAATCTGGTTGCAACAGGGcatcaaagcaaaaagaaacattCCAGAAAATCCAAGAGACACTCTTCATCTAAGAGAAGGAAGAATATGTCCTTGTGGTTAGACAAACAGGAAG ATGCTGCAGTCACTCACAGCATTCGTGAAGAGAGGATAAATAACGGCCAACCAGCAGCTGATAACGTCTTGTCAACTGCTCCACGATGGCCTGGTAATATGGCAGCAGCAGGAATTTCATCCATGAGTATGAGAGATCTGT ATGCTACCATCGCTCACAATATCCGTGAAGAGAGGATGGAAAATGGCCAATCTCGAACTGATAAAGTCTTGTCAACTGCTCCACCACAGCTTGTTCATATGGCTGCAGCTGGTATTCCATCCATGAGTACCAGGGATCTGC ATTCTACCGTCACTCACAATATCCGTGAAGAGAGAATGGAAAATGGCCAACCCCAACCTGATAACGTCTTGTCAACTGGTCCCACAGGGCTTATTAATATGGCAGCAACTCCTATTCCAGCCATGAGTGCCAGAGATCTCT ATGCTACAGTCACTCACAATGTCTGTGAACAGAAGATGGAAAATGTCCAACCAGCACCTGATAACGTGTTGTTGACTCTTCGACCACGGCGTATTAATATGACAGACACTGGTATTTCACCCATGAGTACCAGGGATCCAT ATGCTACCATCACTTACAATGTCCCTGAGGAGAAGATGGAAAAGGGCCAACCCCAACCTGATAACATCTTGTCAACTGCTTCAACATGGCTTATTAATGTGGCAGGAGCTGGTACTCCAGCCATCAGCACCAATGGCCTGT ATTCCACCGTCCCTCACAATGTCTGTGAAGAGAAGATGGAAAATGACCAACCGCAACCTAATAACGTATTGTCAACTGTTCAACCAGTGATTATTTATTTGACAGCAACTGGTATTCCGGGCATGAATACCAGGGATCAGT ATGCTACCATCACTCACAATGTCTGTGAAGAGAGGGTGGTAAATAACCAACCACTACCTAGTAACGCCTTGTCAACTGTTCTACCAGGGCTTGCTTATTTGGCAACAGCTGATATGCCAGCCATGAGTACCAGGGATCAGC ATGCTACCATCATTCACAATCTGCATGAAGAGAAGAAAGATAACAGCCAACCAACCCCTGATAACGTCTTGTCAGCTGTCACACCAGAGCTTATTAACTTGGCAGGAGCTGGTATTCCACCCATGAGTACCAGGGATCAGT ATGCTACTGTCAATCACCATGTCCATGAAGCAAGGATGGAAAATGGCCAACGAAAACAGGATAACGTCTTGTCAAATGTTCTATCCGGGCTTATTAATACGGCAGGAGCTAGTATTCCAGCAATGAGTTCCAGggatctgt ATGCTACCATTACTCACAGTGTTCGTGAAGAGAAGATGGAAAGTGGCAAACCCCAAACTGATAAGGTCATATCAAATGTTGCACCACAGCTTGGTCATATGGCTGCAGGTGGTATTCCATCCATGAGTACCAAGGATCTGT ATGCCACCGTCACTCAAAATGTCCATGAAGAGAGGATGGAAAATAACCAACCACAACCTAGTTGTGACTTGTCAACTGTTCTACCAGGACTTACTTATTTGACAGCAGCTGGTATTCCGGCCATGAGTACCAGGGATCAGT ATGCTACCGTCACTCACAATGTCCATGAAGAGAAGATTAAAAATGGCCAAGCAGCATCCAATAATGTCTTCTTGACTGTTCCACCAGCACTTATTAATATGGCAGCAACTGGTGTTTCATCCATGAGTACCAGGGATCAGT ATGCTGCAGTCACTCACAACATCCGCGAAGAGAAGATAAATAACAGCCAACCAGCACCTGGTAACATCTTGTCAACTGCTCCTCCATGGCTTTGTCATATGGCAGCAGCTGGAATTTCACCCACGATTACCAGGGATCTGT ATGTCACCGCCACTCACAATGTCCATGAGGAGAAGatgacaaatggccaacaggcaccTGATAACTCCTTGTCAACGGTTCCACCTGGTTGTATTAATCTGTCAGGAGCTG ATGCTACTGTCATTCACGATATCCAGGACGAGGAGATGGAAAATGATCAAACCCCTCCTGATGGCTTCCTGTCAAATTCTGATTCACCAGAGCTGATAAATGTGACAGGACATCGTATGCCACCCAATGCGTTGGATTCTTTCTCTCACGACTTCACAAGTCTCAGCAAAGATGAGCTGCTTTACAAACCTGATAGTAATGAATTTGCGGTAGGCACCAAAAACTACAGTGTCTCTGCAGGTGACCCACCAGTTACAGCAATGTCTTCAGTGGAAACTGTGCCAAATACACCACAAATATCTCCTGCCATGGCAAAGAAAATTAATgatgatataaaatatcaattaatGAAAGAAGTTCGAAGGTTTGGGCAAA attatgaaagaattttcattttgcttgAAGAGGTACAAGGATCTATGAAAGTCAAGAGACAATTTGTTGAATTTACCATCAAGGAAGCAGCAAG
- the SAGE1 gene encoding sarcoma antigen 1 isoform X1, with product MQASPLQTSQPTPPEELHAAAYVFTNDGQQMRSDEVNLVATGHQSKKKHSRKSKRHSSSKRRKNMSLWLDKQEDAAVTHSIREERINNGQPAADNVLSTAPRWPGNMAAAGISSMSMRDLYATIAHNIREERMENGQSRTDKVLSTAPPQLVHMAAAGIPSMSTRDLHSTVTHNIREERMENGQPQPDNVLSTGPTGLINMAATPIPAMSARDLYATVTHNVCEQKMENVQPAPDNVLLTLRPRRINMTDTGISPMSTRDPYATITYNVPEEKMEKGQPQPDNILSTASTWLINVAGAGTPAISTNGLYSTVPHNVCEEKMENDQPQPNNVLSTVQPVIIYLTATGIPGMNTRDQYATITHNVCEERVVNNQPLPSNALSTVLPGLAYLATADMPAMSTRDQHATIIHNLHEEKKDNSQPTPDNVLSAVTPELINLAGAGIPPMSTRDQYATVNHHVHEARMENGQRKQDNVLSNVLSGLINTAGASIPAMSSRDLYATITHSVREEKMESGKPQTDKVISNVAPQLGHMAAGGIPSMSTKDLYATVTQNVHEERMENNQPQPSCDLSTVLPGLTYLTAAGIPAMSTRDQYATVTHNVHEEKIKNGQAASNNVFLTVPPALINMAATGVSSMSTRDQYAAVTHNIREEKINNSQPAPGNILSTAPPWLCHMAAAGISPTITRDLYVTATHNVHEEKMTNGQQAPDNSLSTVPPGCINLSGAGISCRNATVIHDIQDEEMENDQTPPDGFLSNSDSPELINVTGHRMPPNALDSFSHDFTSLSKDELLYKPDSNEFAVGTKNYSVSAGDPPVTAMSSVETVPNTPQISPAMAKKINDDIKYQLMKEVRRFGQNYERIFILLEEVQGSMKVKRQFVEFTIKEAARFKNVVLIQQLKKALKEIDSHCHLRKVKHMRKR from the exons ATGCAGGCTTCTCCACTTCAAACAAGTCAACCAACTCCACCTGAAGAACTTCATGCTGCTGCCTATGTGTTTACAAATGATGGGCAG CAAATGAGGAGTGATGAAGTAAATCTGGTTGCAACAGGGcatcaaagcaaaaagaaacattCCAGAAAATCCAAGAGACACTCTTCATCTAAGAGAAGGAAGAATATGTCCTTGTGGTTAGACAAACAGGAAG ATGCTGCAGTCACTCACAGCATTCGTGAAGAGAGGATAAATAACGGCCAACCAGCAGCTGATAACGTCTTGTCAACTGCTCCACGATGGCCTGGTAATATGGCAGCAGCAGGAATTTCATCCATGAGTATGAGAGATCTGT ATGCTACCATCGCTCACAATATCCGTGAAGAGAGGATGGAAAATGGCCAATCTCGAACTGATAAAGTCTTGTCAACTGCTCCACCACAGCTTGTTCATATGGCTGCAGCTGGTATTCCATCCATGAGTACCAGGGATCTGC ATTCTACCGTCACTCACAATATCCGTGAAGAGAGAATGGAAAATGGCCAACCCCAACCTGATAACGTCTTGTCAACTGGTCCCACAGGGCTTATTAATATGGCAGCAACTCCTATTCCAGCCATGAGTGCCAGAGATCTCT ATGCTACAGTCACTCACAATGTCTGTGAACAGAAGATGGAAAATGTCCAACCAGCACCTGATAACGTGTTGTTGACTCTTCGACCACGGCGTATTAATATGACAGACACTGGTATTTCACCCATGAGTACCAGGGATCCAT ATGCTACCATCACTTACAATGTCCCTGAGGAGAAGATGGAAAAGGGCCAACCCCAACCTGATAACATCTTGTCAACTGCTTCAACATGGCTTATTAATGTGGCAGGAGCTGGTACTCCAGCCATCAGCACCAATGGCCTGT ATTCCACCGTCCCTCACAATGTCTGTGAAGAGAAGATGGAAAATGACCAACCGCAACCTAATAACGTATTGTCAACTGTTCAACCAGTGATTATTTATTTGACAGCAACTGGTATTCCGGGCATGAATACCAGGGATCAGT ATGCTACCATCACTCACAATGTCTGTGAAGAGAGGGTGGTAAATAACCAACCACTACCTAGTAACGCCTTGTCAACTGTTCTACCAGGGCTTGCTTATTTGGCAACAGCTGATATGCCAGCCATGAGTACCAGGGATCAGC ATGCTACCATCATTCACAATCTGCATGAAGAGAAGAAAGATAACAGCCAACCAACCCCTGATAACGTCTTGTCAGCTGTCACACCAGAGCTTATTAACTTGGCAGGAGCTGGTATTCCACCCATGAGTACCAGGGATCAGT ATGCTACTGTCAATCACCATGTCCATGAAGCAAGGATGGAAAATGGCCAACGAAAACAGGATAACGTCTTGTCAAATGTTCTATCCGGGCTTATTAATACGGCAGGAGCTAGTATTCCAGCAATGAGTTCCAGggatctgt ATGCTACCATTACTCACAGTGTTCGTGAAGAGAAGATGGAAAGTGGCAAACCCCAAACTGATAAGGTCATATCAAATGTTGCACCACAGCTTGGTCATATGGCTGCAGGTGGTATTCCATCCATGAGTACCAAGGATCTGT ATGCCACCGTCACTCAAAATGTCCATGAAGAGAGGATGGAAAATAACCAACCACAACCTAGTTGTGACTTGTCAACTGTTCTACCAGGACTTACTTATTTGACAGCAGCTGGTATTCCGGCCATGAGTACCAGGGATCAGT ATGCTACCGTCACTCACAATGTCCATGAAGAGAAGATTAAAAATGGCCAAGCAGCATCCAATAATGTCTTCTTGACTGTTCCACCAGCACTTATTAATATGGCAGCAACTGGTGTTTCATCCATGAGTACCAGGGATCAGT ATGCTGCAGTCACTCACAACATCCGCGAAGAGAAGATAAATAACAGCCAACCAGCACCTGGTAACATCTTGTCAACTGCTCCTCCATGGCTTTGTCATATGGCAGCAGCTGGAATTTCACCCACGATTACCAGGGATCTGT ATGTCACCGCCACTCACAATGTCCATGAGGAGAAGatgacaaatggccaacaggcaccTGATAACTCCTTGTCAACGGTTCCACCTGGTTGTATTAATCTGTCAGGAGCTGGTATTTCATGCAGAA ATGCTACTGTCATTCACGATATCCAGGACGAGGAGATGGAAAATGATCAAACCCCTCCTGATGGCTTCCTGTCAAATTCTGATTCACCAGAGCTGATAAATGTGACAGGACATCGTATGCCACCCAATGCGTTGGATTCTTTCTCTCACGACTTCACAAGTCTCAGCAAAGATGAGCTGCTTTACAAACCTGATAGTAATGAATTTGCGGTAGGCACCAAAAACTACAGTGTCTCTGCAGGTGACCCACCAGTTACAGCAATGTCTTCAGTGGAAACTGTGCCAAATACACCACAAATATCTCCTGCCATGGCAAAGAAAATTAATgatgatataaaatatcaattaatGAAAGAAGTTCGAAGGTTTGGGCAAA attatgaaagaattttcattttgcttgAAGAGGTACAAGGATCTATGAAAGTCAAGAGACAATTTGTTGAATTTACCATCAAGGAAGCAGCAAG